A genomic region of Raphanus sativus cultivar WK10039 chromosome 6, ASM80110v3, whole genome shotgun sequence contains the following coding sequences:
- the LOC108811341 gene encoding uncharacterized protein LOC108811341 isoform X1, producing MALLSSCWLIIESIVIQDGFLKWSYMKLYMHPLVLFLCQLLLWLTLFFLWLVPYFQSSYNSFLSFLVTFSKLFNRFLRVILSRREVTYNVVSMQEIKSTHANLELSRRIHNPAPSFSFSFKDQVDSQLKVLLILQEGKILEDEDLCSQLDQEDGVVHHLDAKESKGEEEEDTIDFFDVVNVENNLDFELKTLPMDQESKCPLAKDDADDDDEKDIVNSDVESDLSSLEASDRDQPSPFSISSFDSQLQDSTVMENLTHQDEDDETNEVYNQYCERMKWYDILSRDRTYALSVMMNQETASTLSVWGIKAEKRLKQSIEKDLELVYLAQSCLSWEALQHQYIKVGDRLKASDSEGGSYDDDISKEFQKFQVLLERFLEDERCEGKRVLSFVQRRFDLTSFFQVPRLSGYKRKGPHEGEGRERNEKQVLKAIERCITVFYDFVRADIKRPFVWERLKTSLVNSPLMEVEDPRDIKLFLSLKNLLQKKEQSLKEVQGKKKKKTWFKKKKSHYMEEDETENDENSMLLTFIKIELKLVSRVLQMSLVSSSHLKWCQHKLNNIDFNGGKISRNSSPVLFPS from the exons ATGGCTTTACTCTCATCATGTTGGCTAATCATCGAATCCATAGTGATTCAAGATGGTTTCCTGAAATGGTCTTACATGAAATTATACATGCACCCTCTTGTTCTCTTTCTTTGCCAACTTCTTCTATGGCTCACTCTCTTCTTTTTATGGCTGGTCCCATACTTTCAATCGTCTTACAACTCCTTTTTATCCTTCTTGGTCACGTTCTCTAAGCTATTTAATCGCTTTCTTCGAGTTATTCTGAGTAGAAGGGAGGTTACTTATAATGTTGTGTCTATGCAAGAGATCAAGAGTACCCATGCTAATTTGGAACTTTCTAGGAGAATTCATAATCCTGCTCCTTCCTTTAGCTTTTCGTTTAAAGATCAAGTTGATAGTCAGTTAAAGGTTCTTCTAATTCTCCAGGAAGGCAAGATTCTTGAAGATGAAGATTTGTGCTCTCAACTTGATCAAGAAGATGGTGTTGTTCATCATCTTGATGCTAAGGAAAGCAagggggaagaagaagaagacactaTTGACTTTTTTGATGTCGTGAACGTGGAGAATAATCTTGACTTCGAACTTAAGACTTTGCCAATGGATCAAGAAAGTAAATGTCCTTTAGCCAAAGAtgatgctgatgatgatgatgaaaaagaTATTGTTAACTCAGACGTGGAGAGTGATCTATCTTCTCTAGAAGCTAGTGATAGAGATCAACCCTCTCCTTTCTCTATTTCAAGCTTTGATTCACAGCTACAAGATTCGACTGTGATGGAGAATCTAACTCAtcaagatgaagatgatgaaaccAATGAAGTATACAATCAATACTGCGAAAGAATGAAATGGTACGACATCCTCAGCCGCGATAGAACCTATGCACTAA GTGTGATGATGAACCAAGAAACGGCAAGTACCTTGAGCGTATGGGGAATAAAGGCAGAGAAGAGGCTAAAACAAAGCATTGAGAAGGATCTTGAGCTAGTTTATCTTGCTCAATCATGTTTATCATGGGAAGCTCTCCAGCATCAGTACATAAAAGTGGGAGATAGATTGAAAGCCTCTGATTCAGAAGGTGGGTCATATGACGATGATATCTCTAAAGAATTTCAGAAGTTTCAGGTTTTGTTAGAGAGATTCTTGGAAGATGAAAGGTGTGAAGGGAAAAGGGTATTGAGCTTTGTTCAAAGAAGGTTTGATCTCACGAGCTTCTTTCAAGTCCCAAGACTTTCAG GATATAAAAGAAAGGGACCACATGAAGGTGAAGGAAGAGAAAGAAATGAGAAACAAGTGCTGAAAGCAATAGAGAGATGTATTACAGTCTTCTATGACTTTGTGAGAGCAGACATCAAGAGACCGTTTGTTTGGGAAAGACTTAAAACTTCACTCGTCAACTCTCCTCTTATGGAAGTGGAAGATCCTAGAGACATTAAACTTTTTCTTAGCCTAAAAAATTTACTCCAAAAG AAGGAACAATCGTTGAAGGAGGTGCAagggaagaaaaagaagaagacttggtttaagaagaagaaatctcATTACatggaagaagatgaaactgAGAATGATGAAAACTCTATGTTGCTAACATTTATAAAGATAGAGTTAAAGCTTGTGTCTAGAGTTTTACAAATGTCTTTAGTCTCATCTTCTCACCTCAAATGGTGTCAACACAAGCTCAACAACATTGATTTCAATGGTGGCAAAATCTCTAGAAATTCCTCACCTGTTTTATTCCCATCTTGA
- the LOC108811341 gene encoding uncharacterized protein LOC108811341 isoform X2, with translation MALLSSCWLIIESIVIQDGFLKWSYMKLYMHPLVLFLCQLLLWLTLFFLWLVPYFQSSYNSFLSFLVTFSKLFNRFLRVILSRREVTYNVVSMQEIKSTHANLELSRRIHNPAPSFSFSFKDQVDSQLKVLLILQEGKILEDEDLCSQLDQEDGVVHHLDAKESKGEEEEDTIDFFDVVNVENNLDFELKTLPMDQESKCPLAKDDADDDDEKDIVNSDVESDLSSLEASDRDQPSPFSISSFDSQLQDSTVMENLTHQDEDDETNEVYNQYCERMKWYDILSRDRTYALSVMMNQETASTLSVWGIKAEKRLKQSIEKDLELVYLAQSCLSWEALQHQYIKVGDRLKASDSEGGSYDDDISKEFQKFQVLLERFLEDERCEGKRVLSFVQRRFDLTSFFQVPRLSGYKRKGPHEGEGRERNEKQVLKAIERCITVFYDFVRADIKRPFVWERLKTSLVNSPLMEVEDPRDIKLFLSLKNLLQKEQSLKEVQGKKKKKTWFKKKKSHYMEEDETENDENSMLLTFIKIELKLVSRVLQMSLVSSSHLKWCQHKLNNIDFNGGKISRNSSPVLFPS, from the exons ATGGCTTTACTCTCATCATGTTGGCTAATCATCGAATCCATAGTGATTCAAGATGGTTTCCTGAAATGGTCTTACATGAAATTATACATGCACCCTCTTGTTCTCTTTCTTTGCCAACTTCTTCTATGGCTCACTCTCTTCTTTTTATGGCTGGTCCCATACTTTCAATCGTCTTACAACTCCTTTTTATCCTTCTTGGTCACGTTCTCTAAGCTATTTAATCGCTTTCTTCGAGTTATTCTGAGTAGAAGGGAGGTTACTTATAATGTTGTGTCTATGCAAGAGATCAAGAGTACCCATGCTAATTTGGAACTTTCTAGGAGAATTCATAATCCTGCTCCTTCCTTTAGCTTTTCGTTTAAAGATCAAGTTGATAGTCAGTTAAAGGTTCTTCTAATTCTCCAGGAAGGCAAGATTCTTGAAGATGAAGATTTGTGCTCTCAACTTGATCAAGAAGATGGTGTTGTTCATCATCTTGATGCTAAGGAAAGCAagggggaagaagaagaagacactaTTGACTTTTTTGATGTCGTGAACGTGGAGAATAATCTTGACTTCGAACTTAAGACTTTGCCAATGGATCAAGAAAGTAAATGTCCTTTAGCCAAAGAtgatgctgatgatgatgatgaaaaagaTATTGTTAACTCAGACGTGGAGAGTGATCTATCTTCTCTAGAAGCTAGTGATAGAGATCAACCCTCTCCTTTCTCTATTTCAAGCTTTGATTCACAGCTACAAGATTCGACTGTGATGGAGAATCTAACTCAtcaagatgaagatgatgaaaccAATGAAGTATACAATCAATACTGCGAAAGAATGAAATGGTACGACATCCTCAGCCGCGATAGAACCTATGCACTAA GTGTGATGATGAACCAAGAAACGGCAAGTACCTTGAGCGTATGGGGAATAAAGGCAGAGAAGAGGCTAAAACAAAGCATTGAGAAGGATCTTGAGCTAGTTTATCTTGCTCAATCATGTTTATCATGGGAAGCTCTCCAGCATCAGTACATAAAAGTGGGAGATAGATTGAAAGCCTCTGATTCAGAAGGTGGGTCATATGACGATGATATCTCTAAAGAATTTCAGAAGTTTCAGGTTTTGTTAGAGAGATTCTTGGAAGATGAAAGGTGTGAAGGGAAAAGGGTATTGAGCTTTGTTCAAAGAAGGTTTGATCTCACGAGCTTCTTTCAAGTCCCAAGACTTTCAG GATATAAAAGAAAGGGACCACATGAAGGTGAAGGAAGAGAAAGAAATGAGAAACAAGTGCTGAAAGCAATAGAGAGATGTATTACAGTCTTCTATGACTTTGTGAGAGCAGACATCAAGAGACCGTTTGTTTGGGAAAGACTTAAAACTTCACTCGTCAACTCTCCTCTTATGGAAGTGGAAGATCCTAGAGACATTAAACTTTTTCTTAGCCTAAAAAATTTACTCCAAAAG GAACAATCGTTGAAGGAGGTGCAagggaagaaaaagaagaagacttggtttaagaagaagaaatctcATTACatggaagaagatgaaactgAGAATGATGAAAACTCTATGTTGCTAACATTTATAAAGATAGAGTTAAAGCTTGTGTCTAGAGTTTTACAAATGTCTTTAGTCTCATCTTCTCACCTCAAATGGTGTCAACACAAGCTCAACAACATTGATTTCAATGGTGGCAAAATCTCTAGAAATTCCTCACCTGTTTTATTCCCATCTTGA
- the LOC108805602 gene encoding peroxidase 27, whose translation MVASKRLVVSCFLLVLLIAEANAQGLKVGFYGKTCPHAEGIVRKVVFAAMKKAPTLGAPLLRMFFHDCFVRGCDGSILLDSSNNQAEKNAVPNLSLRGFGIIDDSKAALEKVCPGIVSCSDILALIARDAMVALEGPTWEVETGRRDGRVSNINEVNLPSPFDNIAKLITDFRTKGLNEKDLVILSGGHTIGMGHCPLMTNRLYNFTGRGDSDPSLDSEYAANLRKKCKPTDTTTALEMDPGSFKTFDVSYFKLVAKRRGLFQSDAALLDNSKTRAYVLQQARGSTFFHDFGVSMVKMGRIGVLTGRAGEIRKMCRVPN comes from the exons atggttgCATCGAAGCGACTAgttgtctcttgctttctcttAGTGTTGTTGATAGCAGAAGCCAATGCACAAGGCTTGAAAGTAGGCTTCTACGGCAAAACATGCCCGCATGCCGAGGGTATTGTTAGAAAGGTCGTGTTCGCTGCGATGAAGAAAGCTCCTACGCTTGGTGCTCCTTTGCTTAGAATGTTCTTCCACGACTGCTTCGTTCGT GGATGTGACGGATCAATCTTGTTAGATTCATCAAACAATCAAGCCGAGAAGAATGCGGTTCCTAACCTAAGCCTTCGAGGGTTTGGCATCATAGACGATTCCAAGGCGGCTCTAGAAAAAGTGTGTCCTGGCATAGTTTCATGCTCTGATATCTTAGCCCTTATTGCTAGGGACGCAATGGTTGCA CTTGAAGGACCAACATGGGAAGTAGAAACGGGGAGAAGAGACGGTAGGGTTTCTAATATCAATGAGGTTAACTTGCCATCACCTTTTGATAACATCGCCAAGCTTATCACTGATTTCCGTACAAAGGGACTCAACGAGAAAGATTTAGTCATCCTTTCAG gTGGACACACAATTGGGATGGGACATTGTCCTCTAATGACAAACCGTCTTTACAACTTCACCGGAAGAGGAGACAGCGACCCGAGTTTGGACTCAGAGTACGCAGCTAACCTCAGGAAGAAATGTAAGCCGACCGATACAACGACGGCTCTAGAGATGGATCCAGGAAGTTTCAAGACATTCGACGTGAGCTACTTCAAGCTAGTGGCAAAGAGAAGAGGGCTTTTCCAGTCGGATGCTGCTCTGTTGGACAACTCAAAGACTAGGGCTTATGTCTTGCAGCAGGCACGTGGGTCAACCTTCTTTCATGACTTTGGTGTCTCAATGGTGAAAATGGGTCGGATCGGGGTTCTTACTGGTCGTGCCGGGGAGATTCGTAAAATGTGTCGCGTTCCTAATTAA